The following are encoded together in the Lathyrus oleraceus cultivar Zhongwan6 chromosome 3, CAAS_Psat_ZW6_1.0, whole genome shotgun sequence genome:
- the LOC127132511 gene encoding uncharacterized protein LOC127132511 yields MKPPNLSHRHFHLRPPVTETISTPSITMLKFNTWPNTTPTVTLFNLKCLTSPQPSPSPSPSSVHFDSTPFLFQVSYLINNFNFSPESASKLCSTNRLYFKTAQNPDSVINFFRNYGFSNSQLCDIITRSPWLLSCSLSKRVLPKFEFLLSKGASNSDIVNLVSKNSRVLAPSLENHIVPTYELLYRFLQSDKEVIAYAIHTPDLLTHRLVPGNITMLVQNGVSDSNIRRILRIRSRSMDARDMGGLVQELTDLGFNPSKYVFAVALIAKTSVPKTRWKEKVDAFKNWGWSDEDVIEAFKKQPYCMLTSIEKINLVMDFWVNQLGWDAMALAKQPNVLCFSFEKRIIPRASVMQFLLMNGLRNKNVSLTSPFVPPEKVFRDRFIKRFENESSYLLNLYEEKLKLAYTGDENCVS; encoded by the coding sequence ATGAAGCCACCTAATCTGTCCCATCGCCATTTTCATCTCCGACCGCCGGTAACAGAAACAATTTCCACTCCTTCAATCACCATGTTGAAGTTCAATACATGGCCCAACACAACCCCAACCGTAACCCTATTCAATCTCAAGTGCTTAACCTCCCCACAACCATCACCATCACCATCACCATCCTCTGTGCATTTCGATTCAACCCCATTCCTCTTCCAAGTCTCCTACCTCATCAACAATTTCAATTTCTCCCCAGAATCCGCCTCCAAACTTTGCTCCACCAACCGTCTTTATTTCAAAACCGCCCAAAACCCTGACTCCGTTATCAACTTTTTTAGAAACTACGGTTTCTCTAATTCCCAGTTATGCGACATCATTACCAGGTCACCATGGTTACTTTCCTGCAGCCTCTCCAAAAGGGTGTTGCCAAAGTTTGAGTTTCTTCTCTCCAAAGGTGCTTCTAACTCTGACATTGTTAACCTTGTCAGTAAGAACTCTAGAGTCTTGGCTCCTAGCTTGGAGAATCATATAGTCCCAACCTATGAATTGCTTTATAGATTCTTGCAATCAGACAAGGAAGTTATTGCTTATGCAATTCACACTCCAGATTTACTCACTCACCGTCTTGTGCCGGGTAACATTACAATGCTGGTTCAGAATGGAGTGTCTGACTCAAATATTCGGAGAATTCTTCGAATCAGGAGTCGGTCAATGGATGCGCGCGACATGGGGGGTTTAGTCCAGGAATTGACGGATTTGGGGTTTAATCCTTCAAAATATGTTTTTGCTGTAGCATTGATTGCCAAAACATCAGTACCCAAAACTAGGTGGAAGGAGAAAGTCGATGCCTTTAAGAACTGGGGTTGGTCTGATGAAGATGTTATTGAAGCATTTAAAAAGCAACCTTATTGTATGTTAACATCCATTGAGAAAATTAACTTAGTGATGGATTTCTGGGTAAACCAATTGGGCTGGGATGCTATGGCTCTCGCCAAACAACCCAACGTTTTGTGCTTTAGTTTCGAAAAAAGGATCATTCCAAGGGCCTCGGTTATGCAATTTCTTTTGATGAATGGTTTGAGAAATAAGAACGTGAGCTTGACTTCTCCGTTTGTACCACCTGAGAAGGTGTTTCGTGATAGGTTTATAAAACGTTTTGAGAATGAGTCTTCATATCTATTAAACTTGTACGAGGAGAAACTCAAGCTTGCATACACCGGGGACGAAAATTGCGTGTCGTGA